The following are encoded in a window of Pseudomonas graminis genomic DNA:
- a CDS encoding glycosyltransferase family 4 protein has product MQLIDCFLEQGWQITFASAATEGEHKADLGGLGITEVTITLNHGSFDAFISELQPDVVLFDQFLMEEQFGWRVEKHCPNAIRLLETSDLQSLRHARHQAVKERLDGKPDADLTGYFQTSQDQLFTRMASTDLAQREVAAIHRSDLSLMVSDVEIELLTQAFSVPAAQLHWVPLLVRENHTAPASPRGFEERAHFITIGNFRHAPNWDAVLWLKNTVWPLIRAQLPAAQLRVYGAYTPPKAAALHNAAQGFHIMNWAEDALEVMGAARVSLAPLRFGAGIKGKIIDAMVCGTPTVTTPIGAEAMHGELSFPGAVACDAQGLADAAVSLYTDQARWERAQRDGWHLLPARYSHDRHCAALIERILALRETLPAHRTANFTGTMLRHHQHKSTQYMSQWIEAKNKNT; this is encoded by the coding sequence ATGCAACTGATCGACTGTTTTCTCGAACAGGGCTGGCAGATCACCTTCGCCAGCGCGGCCACCGAAGGCGAGCACAAGGCCGATCTTGGGGGGCTGGGGATCACCGAAGTCACCATTACCCTCAATCACGGCAGTTTTGATGCCTTTATCAGTGAGCTGCAGCCTGACGTGGTGTTGTTCGACCAGTTCCTGATGGAAGAGCAATTCGGCTGGCGGGTAGAGAAGCATTGCCCGAACGCGATCCGCCTGCTTGAGACTTCCGACCTGCAGAGCCTGCGCCACGCCCGTCATCAGGCGGTCAAGGAACGGCTGGACGGTAAGCCCGATGCTGATCTGACCGGTTATTTTCAGACGTCGCAGGATCAACTGTTCACGCGAATGGCGTCCACTGACCTGGCCCAGCGCGAGGTCGCCGCGATCCACCGCAGTGACCTGAGCCTGATGGTGTCCGACGTCGAAATCGAGTTGCTGACCCAGGCATTTTCAGTGCCTGCTGCTCAGCTCCATTGGGTACCGTTGCTTGTGCGAGAGAACCACACGGCGCCCGCCAGCCCGCGTGGATTCGAAGAACGTGCGCACTTCATCACCATCGGCAACTTTCGCCACGCACCGAACTGGGATGCGGTGCTGTGGCTGAAAAACACCGTCTGGCCGCTGATCCGCGCGCAATTGCCGGCAGCTCAGCTTCGTGTGTATGGCGCGTATACGCCGCCCAAGGCTGCAGCACTGCATAATGCTGCCCAGGGGTTCCACATCATGAACTGGGCTGAAGACGCGTTGGAGGTGATGGGTGCGGCGCGGGTTTCCCTGGCGCCGCTGCGATTCGGCGCGGGGATCAAGGGCAAGATCATCGACGCCATGGTCTGCGGCACACCTACCGTGACGACGCCCATCGGTGCCGAAGCCATGCACGGCGAGCTGTCCTTTCCCGGCGCGGTGGCCTGTGATGCCCAAGGGCTCGCCGACGCCGCCGTCAGCCTCTACACCGATCAGGCACGCTGGGAACGGGCGCAACGGGACGGCTGGCACCTGCTGCCGGCGCGTTACAGCCATGATCGCCATTGCGCCGCGCTGATCGAACGCATCCTTGCGCTGCGGGAGACGCTACCGGCCCATCGCACGGCCAACTTCACGGGCACCATGCTTCGCCATCATCAGCACAAGAGCACGCAGTACATGTCGCAGTGGATCGAAGCCAAGAACAAGAACACCTGA
- the cobF gene encoding precorrin-6A synthase (deacetylating), translating into MKKILVIGIGAGNPEHITVQAIKALNRTQVFFILDKGYANDDLLALRRDICERYIEGRDYRLVQVSDPRRKDDSSSYRSGIEHWHEQRAVLFEQLITDELKAGQTGAFLVWGDPALYDSTMRILDQVLARGRESFGYEVIPGITSVQALAAGHRIGLNRIGEPIHITTGRELAAEQGAQISNSVVMLDAHCTFERFIDEALHIYWGAYLGTPDEMLISGPLREVSAQIRQARETARAQKGWIMDTYLLRRAVF; encoded by the coding sequence ATGAAAAAAATCCTCGTGATCGGCATCGGCGCAGGCAATCCCGAGCACATCACCGTTCAGGCGATCAAGGCGCTGAACCGTACCCAGGTGTTTTTCATCCTCGACAAGGGCTACGCCAATGATGACCTGCTGGCGTTGCGCCGGGACATTTGCGAGCGCTACATCGAGGGGCGTGACTATCGTCTGGTGCAGGTGAGCGATCCCCGGCGCAAGGACGATTCGTCGTCTTATCGCAGCGGCATCGAGCACTGGCACGAGCAGCGCGCCGTGCTGTTCGAGCAACTGATAACCGATGAACTAAAGGCGGGCCAGACCGGGGCGTTTCTGGTGTGGGGCGACCCGGCGCTGTACGACAGTACGATGCGGATTCTCGATCAGGTGCTGGCCCGCGGCCGGGAGTCATTTGGCTATGAGGTCATCCCCGGCATCACCAGCGTGCAGGCGCTGGCCGCCGGGCATCGCATCGGCCTGAATCGCATTGGTGAGCCGATCCACATCACCACTGGGCGAGAGCTTGCGGCGGAGCAGGGTGCGCAGATCAGCAACAGCGTGGTGATGCTCGACGCCCACTGCACCTTCGAGCGGTTTATCGACGAAGCGCTGCACATCTATTGGGGGGCTTATCTCGGCACCCCTGACGAGATGCTCATTTCAGGCCCGCTGCGCGAAGTGAGCGCGCAGATACGTCAGGCGCGTGAAACAGCGCGGGCGCAGAAGGGCTGGATCATGGACACCTATCTGCTGCGCCGCGCCGTTTTTTAG
- a CDS encoding AraC family transcriptional regulator, translated as MTKTTRVTDPSYELMDDHNGLSIIYREHGFPCPLVRWHFHKEYELHLIVASSGKVFVGDYIGNFYPETLFLTGPNLPHNWISQIEEDEVIPKRDMLVNFTEELLESGNQVFAELKALAPLLDRAQYGIEFRCKRTIRQATKLMQKIADTTGMTRLGHFFILLELLAASDDFQLLSGTTASQLSDDHAVERTNKAVEYIFTHYARELPLEEVADYLGMKPTYFSRVFKQATGRCFVEFVNRLRISKSCELLADGDRPVTDVCFESGFNNISNFNRRFQKLKGMTPSHYRRLAVQRLTEQNLY; from the coding sequence ATGACCAAAACAACAAGAGTCACCGACCCTTCCTACGAGTTGATGGACGACCACAATGGGCTGTCGATCATCTACCGCGAGCACGGTTTTCCCTGCCCGCTGGTGCGCTGGCATTTCCACAAGGAATACGAGCTGCACCTGATTGTTGCCAGTTCCGGCAAGGTCTTCGTCGGCGATTACATCGGCAATTTCTACCCTGAGACGCTGTTTCTCACCGGCCCCAATCTTCCGCACAACTGGATCAGTCAGATCGAAGAAGACGAGGTCATACCAAAGCGCGACATGCTGGTGAATTTCACCGAAGAGCTGCTCGAAAGCGGCAATCAGGTGTTCGCCGAACTCAAGGCCCTCGCGCCGTTGCTCGACCGCGCGCAATACGGCATCGAATTTCGCTGCAAGCGAACGATCCGCCAGGCCACCAAATTGATGCAAAAGATTGCCGACACCACTGGCATGACGCGCCTGGGTCATTTCTTCATCCTGTTGGAATTGCTGGCCGCCAGTGACGATTTCCAGCTGTTGTCCGGTACCACTGCGTCGCAACTGTCGGATGATCACGCCGTGGAGCGCACCAACAAGGCGGTGGAATACATCTTTACCCACTACGCCCGCGAACTGCCGCTGGAAGAAGTGGCGGACTACCTGGGCATGAAGCCCACCTACTTTTCCCGCGTGTTCAAGCAAGCCACCGGGCGCTGCTTTGTGGAATTCGTCAACCGCTTGCGCATCAGCAAGTCCTGCGAACTGCTCGCCGATGGCGACCGGCCGGTGACTGACGTCTGCTTCGAGTCGGGTTTCAACAACATCTCCAATTTCAATCGACGCTTCCAGAAGCTCAAAGGCATGACCCCCTCCCACTATCGCCGCCTCGCCGTACAGCGCCTGACCGAACAAAACCTGTACTGA
- a CDS encoding ABC transporter substrate-binding protein: MKTSANVLLAGTCLTLLSLCTTATAGEVTIATVNNSDMIRMQRLSKTFEEQHKDIKLKWVVLEENVLRQRLTTDIATKGGQFDVLTIGMYEASLWGAKGWLKEMNDLPASYALDDVFPSVRDGLSVDGKLFALPFYAESSITYYRKDLFKAASLTMPERPTWTQISEFADKLTDKSKEQYGICLRGKAGWGENMALITTIANSFGARWFDEQWKPQFDQPEWKNALNFYTNVMKKDGPPGASSNGFNENLALFNSGKCAIWVDASVAGSFVTDKSQSKVADSVGFTYAPHEVTDKGSAWLYSWALAIPTSAKNDKDARAFTEWATSKEYAALVAEKDGVSNVPPGTRASTYTDAYKQAAPFANITLESLKAVTPKTPTLKPVPYVGIQLVTIPEFQSIGTSVGQQFSAALVGTSSVDQALTSAQSVAEREMKRAGYPKKG; this comes from the coding sequence ATGAAGACCTCTGCAAATGTTCTCCTTGCCGGTACCTGTCTGACCCTCCTGTCTCTCTGCACCACCGCCACAGCCGGTGAAGTCACCATCGCGACCGTCAACAACAGCGACATGATCCGCATGCAGCGGCTGTCGAAGACCTTCGAAGAACAGCACAAGGACATCAAGCTCAAGTGGGTCGTGCTGGAAGAGAACGTGCTGCGTCAGCGCCTGACCACCGACATCGCCACCAAGGGCGGCCAGTTCGACGTGCTGACCATCGGCATGTACGAAGCCTCACTCTGGGGCGCCAAGGGCTGGCTCAAGGAAATGAACGACCTGCCTGCGTCCTACGCGCTGGACGACGTGTTTCCTTCGGTACGCGATGGCTTGTCGGTTGATGGCAAACTCTTCGCCCTGCCGTTCTATGCAGAAAGCTCGATCACCTACTACCGCAAAGACCTGTTCAAGGCCGCCAGCCTGACCATGCCGGAGCGTCCGACCTGGACGCAGATCTCCGAATTCGCCGACAAGCTCACCGACAAGTCCAAGGAACAGTACGGGATCTGCCTGCGCGGCAAGGCCGGCTGGGGCGAGAACATGGCGCTGATCACCACCATCGCCAACTCCTTTGGCGCGCGCTGGTTCGACGAACAGTGGAAGCCGCAATTCGACCAGCCTGAGTGGAAAAACGCCCTTAACTTCTACACCAACGTGATGAAGAAAGACGGCCCTCCCGGCGCCTCCAGTAACGGCTTCAACGAAAATCTCGCGCTGTTCAACAGCGGCAAATGCGCGATTTGGGTCGACGCCAGCGTCGCGGGCTCGTTCGTCACCGACAAGTCCCAAAGCAAAGTGGCCGACAGCGTAGGCTTCACCTATGCGCCGCACGAAGTTACCGACAAGGGCTCGGCGTGGCTGTACTCGTGGGCACTGGCGATCCCGACCAGCGCGAAGAACGACAAGGACGCGCGCGCCTTCACCGAATGGGCGACGTCCAAAGAGTACGCTGCGCTGGTCGCCGAGAAAGACGGCGTGTCCAACGTGCCACCAGGCACCCGCGCCTCGACCTACACAGATGCGTATAAACAAGCCGCGCCGTTTGCCAACATCACCCTGGAATCCCTCAAGGCCGTGACGCCGAAAACGCCCACTTTGAAGCCGGTGCCGTACGTGGGCATCCAGCTGGTGACCATCCCCGAGTTCCAGTCGATCGGCACCTCGGTCGGCCAGCAGTTCTCCGCGGCACTCGTGGGTACCTCCAGCGTGGATCAGGCATTGACCAGCGCGCAAAGCGTGGCCGAGCGTGAAATGAAGCGCGCGGGTTACCCGAAAAAGGGCTGA